One window of the Psilocybe cubensis strain MGC-MH-2018 chromosome 12, whole genome shotgun sequence genome contains the following:
- a CDS encoding Dipeptidyl peptidase family member 6, protein MSLQQAPYGTWNSPITAEVITKGANSISEIIVDRVTSEVYHLETRPSEKGRSVLVHTNSNRDIVGPNWNVRTGVHEYGGAPAIVHDGVAYFSHYVDGRVYRVGVEDDSQPVPITPDNKPYRYASLDQHPTHPELLISILEDHTIDIPSEIVTTLVVINSATKTVEPLVSGADFYALAKFSPAGDKLAWIQWFHPDMPWEGGELHVADVVFSGDKTISIKNSKRVAGERGRISASYPAWANNDTLIFTTDESGYVNPWKFVRNTASPLFSTPIEEGFGQPLWILNFFPYVILGDRGEIVLFKASKDGRDVLYLFDLEKDSRPTPLPNPFVVIDNIRVVSAKNKVFVFTGEKTNEKNSVIQCSISSLLDAEFLPLTASSSGEGDTPLSPRLVSEPQPFTLKAPPEGDPLHVVYYPPWNPNYSGSSIDGEKPPCIVNVHGGPTGLTEQGLRWSKQYFTSRGWAWLDVNYGGSSGYGRRYVERLNGKWGIVDVQDCTLAPQILASAPYNLIDSKRLIIRGGSAGGFTVLAALSIAKDVTTFAAATSLYGVSDLGKLAEFTHKFESRYLDHLVGGTVEEAPNLYKERSPIYHAERIVTPLLILQGEIDMVVPKGQAEAIYESIQSRGGVVEYKLYPGEGHGWRQEDNMRDALERELGFYERIFNLKK, encoded by the exons ATGAGTCTACAACAGGCGCCTTACGGCACATGGAACTCTCCAATCACTGCGGAGGTGATCACCAAAGGC GCAAATTCAATCAGTGAAATCATTGTAGATCGCGTTACATCGGAAGTATACCACTTGGAAACGAGGCCTTCTGAGAAGGGTAGAAGTGTACTTGTTCACACCAACTCCAATCGTGACATTGTTGGACCGAACTGGAATGTGAGAACAGGCGTGCATGAATACGGTGGCGCACCCGCAATTGTCCACGATGGAGTGGCATATTTCTCCCATTATGTGGATGGTCGTGTCTACCGTGTAGGAGTCGAAGATGACTCACAACCTGTGCCTATAACTCCAG ATAATAAACCATACCGCTATGCCAGCCTTGACCAGCATCCCACGCACCCTGAACTTTTGATTTCCATTCTTGAAGATCATACCATTGATATTCCATCTGAAATTGTCACGACTCTTGTTGTGATTAACTCTGCTACGAAAACCGTCGAACCACTCGTATCTGGTGCTGATTTCTATGCTCTTGCCAAGTTCTCTCCAGCTGGCGACAAACTCGCATGGATTCAGTGGTTCCACCCTGACATGCCTTGGGAGGGTGGTGAGCTCCATGTGGCAGATGTTGTCTTCAGTGGTGATAAGACCATATCAATCAAAAATTCCAAGCGTGTGGCAGGGGAGCGCGGTCGTATCAGCGCGTCGTATCCTGCATGGGCAAACAACGACACGTTGATTTTTACCACGGATGAATCCGGTTATGTAAACCCATGGAAATTCGTTCGAAATACGGCTTCGCCTTTGTTTTCCACACCCATTGAGGAGGGCTTCGGACAGCCGTTATGGATTCTAAATTTCTTTCCATATGTCATCCTCGGAGACAGGGGAGAGATAGTGTTATTCAAAGCCTCAAAAGATGGCCGAGATGTTCTCTATCTTTTCGACCTCGAAAAGGATTCTAGGCCTACACCCCTTCCCAATCCTTTCGTGGTGATCGATAATATCAGGGTAGTATCTGCCAAAAACAAGGTATTTGTTTTCACAGGGGAGAAGACGAACGAAAAAAACTCCGTCATCCAATGTTCCATTTCGTCGTTGCTTGACGCTGAATTCCTACCTTTGACTGCGTCTTCTTCCGGAGAGGGTGACACACCGCTATCTCCCAGACTCGTGTCAGAACCACAACCTTTTACGCTGAAGGCACCCCCTGAAGGTGACCCGCTTCACGTCGTCTATTACCCTCCTTGGAATCCCAATTATTCTGGAAGCAGCATAGATGGAGAGAAACCTCCCTGTATTGTTAATGTTCACGGGGGGCCCACTGGTTTAACGGAGCAAGGTCTACGATGGTCGAAGCAATACTTTACTTCAAGAGGATGGGCATG GCTTGATGTCAATTACGGAGGCTCGTCAGGATATGGTAGGCGTTATGTTGAAAGGCTTAACGGTAAATGGGGCATAGTCGACGTTCAGGATTGTACCCTTGCCCCTCAAATTCTTGCTTCTGCTCCCTATAACCTCATTGACTCCAAACGGCTGATCATCCGTGGCGGTTCCGCGGGAGGTTTCACAGTCCTCGCTGCACTATCCATCGCCAAGGATGTCACAACGTTTGCTGCGGCCACTTCTCTCTATGGCGTTTCAGACTTGGGTAAACTTGCAGAATTTACCCATAAGTTTGAATCTCGTTACCTCGATCATTTGGTTGGCGGAACAGTCGAGGAGGCACCAAACTTATATAAAGAACGCTCACCTATTTATCATGCAGAACGTATTGTGACACCTTTACTT ATTTTACAAGGAGAGATCGACATGGTCGTGCCGAAAGGTCAAGCGGAAGCAATCTATGAGAGTATTCAGAGTCGTGGAGGCGTGGTGGAATATAAGTTGTACCCAGGGGAAGGACATGGGTGGCGTCAGGAAGACAATATGCGTGATGCTCTGGAGCGAGAATTGGGGTTCTATGAGAGGATCTTTAACTTGAAGAAATAG
- a CDS encoding Sexual differentiation process protein isp4, which translates to MSTQLIGFSIGGIGRRFLVDPPSMKFSDVQRTIRLPTGIPLPGLEGIFTGDEGLELLSSTISTRGSYDNTGKSYNVTRIIDSRNNLDVEAYKAYSPIFLSATFATSYGLSFAAITATLTHAFLFYGKQIWTQARRSLHEQPDIHARLMSRYEQVPEWYYAVIFVSMFIFSIISIEALETDLPVWGFILALSISFMYVIPCGMIQAVTNQQVGLNVIAELVVGYALPGRPVAMMLFKTWGYITMAQASGTVVDVFQYRRYLRPSSEKRFCVSKYRSIRDGVDYMGSHRSRSPVLKRSNLLSPGANNFADVLSAALDAGVAIGAILVFFCLQYPLNGSIGNNTIQKWWGNTVFYGTADYLGTPLKALKDDGSRFGPSSW; encoded by the exons ATGTCCACTCAGCTGATTGGATTCTCCATCGGGGGTATCGGCCGTCGCTTTTTGGTTGATCCACCTTCTATGA AGTTCTCTGACGTCCAAAGAACTATCAGACTTCCTACCGGCATACCTCTTCCAGGCCTTGAG GGGATATTTACAGGGGATGAG GGATTGGAACTCCTGTCATCTAC AATTTCCACGCGAGGATCGTACGATAACACTGGGAAATCCTATAACGTCACCCGCATCATCGACTCGAGAAATAACCTAGACGTCGAGGCCTATAAAGCTTACAGCCCCATTTTCCTTTC AGCGACCTTCGCTACGTCTTACGGCCTTTCGTTCGCAGCGATAACGGCGACTCTCACGCATGCTTTCCTGTTCTACGGAAAGCAGATATGGACACAGGCACGGAGATCTCTGCACGAGCAGCCCGACATCCATGCGCGCCTGATGTCGCGCTACGAACAGGTGCCGGAGTGGTACTATGCCGTCATATTCG TGAGCATGTTTATCTTCTCGATTATCTCTATCGAGGCGCTGGAGACCGACCTTCCTGTGTGGG GATTCATCTTGGCTTTGTCGATAT CGTTCATGTATGTCATACCGTGCGGGATGATTCAAGCGGTTACGAACCAGCAAGTTGGGCTAAA TGTAATTGCTGAGCTCGTGGTGGGATATGCTCTTCCTGGGCGCCCAGTTGCAATGATGCTTTTCAAAACGTGGGGATACATCACCATGGCACAAG CTAGCGGTACAGTCGTGGATGTTTTCCAATATCGA AGATATCTGCGACCCTCTTCAGAAAAGCGG TTTTGTGTGTCCAAATACCGAAGTATTCGGGACGGCGTCGATTATATGGGGAGTCATCGGTCCCGCTCGCCAGTTCTCAAAAGGTCAAATCTACTA TCCCCTGGTGCCAACAACTTCGCAGATGTGTTATCCGCTGCCCTTGACGCCGGTGTGGCGATTGGTGCGATATTGGTATTCTTCTG TCTTCAATATCCCCTCAACGGATCCATTGGGAATAACACCATACAAAAATGGTGGGGAAACACCGTGTTTTATGGTACAGCCGATTACCTTGGCACACCATTGAAGGCCCTGAAAGATGATGGGAGTCGATTTGG TCCGTCGTCTTGGTGA